A genome region from Penicillium psychrofluorescens genome assembly, chromosome: 3 includes the following:
- a CDS encoding uncharacterized protein (ID:PFLUO_005020-T1.cds;~source:funannotate) gives MTKRPNFLVIVADDLGFSDVGCFGGEIRTPNIDKIAQQGLRFTDFHAAAACSPTRAMIMTGTDHHIAGLGNLIEWTNISGQNGPKGSAMSTAPQRGMPGYEGYLNERVVALPELLRDSGYHTVMSGKWHLGLTPERSPYKRGFERSFAHLPACSNHYAYEPQLKDQDQIPTFIEASYIALHMEDGKYVRKLPEGWYSSDGYGDKMVDYLREWKETGGSDGPDGKGDRPFFGYLPFTAPHWPLQAPREYIDHYRGVYDEGPDVLRQKRLQRLKDLGMIREDVEPHPVNAEEVKEWEDYSPEEKKMSCTAMEVFAGMVECIDSNVGKVVEYLREIDELDNTFVCFMSDNGAEGAAYEAYPMVKNGVMPHLQKYYDNSLDNLGNGNSFIWYGPRWAQAATAPGRLYKAYTTEGGVRVPFVCQFPKSVGVNPGDSTPAANGITDQFATVMDLAPSILEMAGVKHPAPTYQGREVVTMRGRSFYPWTVGQSDRIHPKDFIQGWETCGRAALRCGDWKIVFIPKPKGPERWQLYNLIKDPGEIHDLSEQEPEKLKELLKLWDQYVLETGVIPLCPQLGEFLEATEAQMPENAWMEFDYWKEGARDTPDKFSRQPPRFERVVKQW, from the exons CGCACCCCCAACATCGACAAGATCGCGCAGCAAGGTCTGCGCTTCACAGATTTCCACGCTGCGGCGGCATGCTC TCCGACCCGCGCCATGATCATGACCGGCACCGACCACCACATCGCCGGCCTGGGTAACCTCATCGAGTGGACCAACATTTCCGGCCAGAACGGTCCCAAGGGCTCGGCAATGAGCACGGCGCCGCAGCGCGGCATGCCGGGCTACGAGGGGTACCTGAACGAGCGCGTCGTGGCGCTGCCGGAGCTCCTCCGCGATTCGGGCTACCACACCGTCATGTCGGGCAAGTGGCATCTGGGCCTCACCCCGGAGCGCTCGCCGTACAAGCGCGGGTTCGAGCGCTCCTTCGCTCACCTGCCCGCCTGCTCCAACCACTACGCCTACGAGCCGCAGCTGAAGGACCAGGACCAGATCCCCACCTTCATTGAGGCGTCGTACATTGCTCTGCACATGGAGGATGGCAAGTACGTGCGTAAGCTGCCCGAGGGCTGGTACTCGTCCGATGGCTACGGCGACAAGATGGTGGATTACCTGCGCGAGTGGAAGGAGACCGGCGGCAGCGATGGCCCCGATGGCAAGGGAGACCGTCCTTTCTTCGGCTACCTGCCCTTCACTGCGCCGCACTGGCCGCTGCAAGCGCCCCGAGAGTACATCGATCACTACCGTGGTGTGTACGACGAGGGCCCGGACGTGCTTCGTCAGAAGCGTCTGCAGCGCCTGAAGGACCTGGGCATGATCCGCGAGGATGTTGAGCCGCACCCCGTTAACGCTGAGGAGGTCAAAGAGTGGGAGGACTACTCacccgaggagaagaagatgtccTGCACGGCCATGGAAGTGTTCGCCGGTATGGTCGAATGCATCGACTCCAACGTCGGCAAGGTCGTTGAGTACCTGCGcgagatcgacgagctggataACACCTTCGTCTGCTTCATGTCCGACAACGGCGCCGAGGGCGCCGCTTACGAGGCCTACCCCATGGTGAAGAACGGCGTGATGCCGCATCTGCAGAAGTACTACGACAACAGCCTGGACAACCTGGGCAACGGCAACAGCTTCATCTGGTATGGTCCGCGCTGGGCGCAGGCCGCCACCGCACCGGGCCGCCTGTACAAGGCGTACACGACCGAGGGCGGCGTGCGCGTGCCGTTCGTCTGCCAATTCCCCAAGAGCGTCGGCGTGAACCCCGGCGACTCCACGCCCGCCGCGAACGGCATCACCGACCAGTTCGCCACGGTCATGGACCTGGCCCCCTCCAtcctggagatggcgggCGTCAAGCATCCCGCCCCGACCTACCAGGGCCGCGAGGTCGTGACTATGCGCGGACGCAGCTTCTACCCCTGGACCGTCGGACAGTCCGACCGCATCCACCCCAAGGACTTCATTCAGGGCTGGGAGACCTGCGGTCGTGCCGCGCTGCGTTGCGGAGACTGGAAGATCGTCTTCATTCCCAAGCCCAAGGGCCCCGAGCGCTGGCAGCTGTACAACCTCATCAAGGACCCCGGTGAGATACACGACCTGTCTGAGCAAGAGCCcgagaagctcaaggagctCCTCAAGCTCTGGGATCAATATGTCCTAGAGACGGGTGTCATCCCGCTCTGCCCTCAGCTCGGCGAGTTCCTCGAGGCCACTGAGGCCCAGATGCCTGAGAATGCTTGGATGGAGTTTGACTACTGGAAGGAGGGTGCGCGGGATACTCCGGATAAGTTCTCTCGCCAGCCGCCACGCTTCGAGCGTGTTGTCAAGCAGTGGTAA